From Candidatus Eisenbacteria bacterium:
CCATGACGCCGTCGCAGCCCGTCTCCTCGACCATGCGCCGGGCGTCTTCGGGTGTCTTCACGTCGCCGTTCCCGATCACGGGAAGGGACGTCGCCTCCTTCACGTGCCCGATCACCTCCCAGTGCGCCTTGCCGGTGAACTTCTCGGACCGGGAGCGGGCGTGGACGGCGATCCAGCGGACGCCGGAGCCCTCGAGCACCTTCGCGACCTCGGGAGCGTTCGTCGAGTTCTGGTCCCACCCGATCCGGATCTTCGCGGTCACGGGGAGCGGAACGGCGTTCACCACCGCGGCCGTGACCCGCTCGAGGCGGTCGAGGTCGGTGAGCATCGCCGCCCCCGCCTCGCGCGCGATCACCTTGCGCACGGGGCAGCCGTAATTGAGGTCGATCGTGTCGAAGCCGAGATCGGCGCAGATCTTCGCCGCGTCGGCCATCACCTCTGGATCGGCGCCGCAGAGCTGGGCGCCGATCGGGCGCTCCTCGGGACGGTACTCGAGCAGGTCGAAGGTCTTCGGGTTGTTCCGGACGAGGCCGTCCGACGAGGTCATCTCGCAGAAGACCATCGCCGCCCCGTGCTTCTTCGCGAGCATGCGAAAGGGAGAGTCCGTGACGCCGCAGAGCGGCGACAGGAGGACTCTCCCTTGTAGACGGACCTTCCCCGCCTGCATTCCTAGCGGACGGCGGGTTCCCGGGTGTTCGCGCGGGCCTTCGAGATCTCGCTCGCGAGGGCCAGGAGCTTGGGCAGCGTCGCGGCCTTGTCGATCAGGCCCGCCGCCTGGCGGACCTGCTCGTCGTCCTCGAGCGCCACCTTGTACGCTTCCTCGTCCCCGGAGTAGCGGCGGGCGAGCTCGCGGCGGATGCCGGTGTCGATGAACTTCTGAGCCTGCGCCAGCGAGTCCGCCTGGAACTCGAACTTCTCGGAGCGCATGAGCTGGGTGAACTCGTCCCGCATCGCGGGGGTCACCTGGTAGCCGGCGGGTGCTTCCTTGTGCTTCGCGCCGTACTTGACCGCGTACTTGAAGAAGAGCTGCTTCGACTCGATGTCCTCGACGAGCCGGGGGAACTTGATGTCTTCGAGCTCGATGTCGGGCACGATGCCGCCGCCGCCGTACACGATCCGTCCCATCTCGGTCTTGAACTCGGGAAGCGGCTTCTTCGCCTTCAGGGAGTCCGGAAGCGAGACCTCCTCGGGCTCCTCGTCCCCCTCCTCTTCCTCGTGGTCGAGCGCGCCGTCCCGGAGCTGCTCGTCCTTCTGGATGCTCCGGCCGCTCGGCGTGTAGTACTTCGCCGTGGTGAGCTTGAGCTTCGGTCCCCGCACGCTTCGCGTGAGCGGGATCACGGTCTGCACGAGCCCCTTGCCGAACGTGGGCTGGCCCACGACGACGCCCATGTCGAGATCCTGCACGGCGCCGGACACGATCTCCGAGGCGCTCGCGGTCCACTGGTTCACGAGGATGATGAGCGGGTACTTCGTGTGCGGATCGCTCGCCGAGGAGTAGAAGTCCCGGTTCTGCGTGGCGTCGCGCCCGCGCGTGTAGACGATCTTCTTCCCGCGCGGCGTGAACTCCTCGGAGACCTCGACGGCCTGCGAGAGGAGCCCGCCCGGGTTGTACCGGAGATCCAGGATGAGCCCGCGCGGGTTCTGCTTCTCGATCTTCGCGAGCGCGGCGTCGATCTCCTCGCGGCTCCGCTCGGAGAAGTTGGAGAGCCGGATGTAGCCCACCCCGTTCGAGAGGACGCCCGCGTACGGGACGCTCTTGATCTGGATGATGTCGCGCGTCATCGTGAAGTCCATCGGCTTGTCACGTCCCTC
This genomic window contains:
- a CDS encoding S41 family peptidase, with the translated sequence MNLRQGFAVLVLVTALIAGTWAVGRVQESSDNTYANIERFIQVLTKVRDHYVEPVTTDKLMDSAIRGMLRTLDPYSQYLDKEEAERLETTTHGSFGGIGISIGIRDSWVTVISPIEGTPAWRAGIQGGDRIIKIDGASTEGLSLDDAMKKMRGEKGTKVELTIFREGRDKPMDFTMTRDIIQIKSVPYAGVLSNGVGYIRLSNFSERSREEIDAALAKIEKQNPRGLILDLRYNPGGLLSQAVEVSEEFTPRGKKIVYTRGRDATQNRDFYSSASDPHTKYPLIILVNQWTASASEIVSGAVQDLDMGVVVGQPTFGKGLVQTVIPLTRSVRGPKLKLTTAKYYTPSGRSIQKDEQLRDGALDHEEEEGDEEPEEVSLPDSLKAKKPLPEFKTEMGRIVYGGGGIVPDIELEDIKFPRLVEDIESKQLFFKYAVKYGAKHKEAPAGYQVTPAMRDEFTQLMRSEKFEFQADSLAQAQKFIDTGIRRELARRYSGDEEAYKVALEDDEQVRQAAGLIDKAATLPKLLALASEISKARANTREPAVR
- the dusB gene encoding tRNA dihydrouridine synthase DusB, producing MQAGKVRLQGRVLLSPLCGVTDSPFRMLAKKHGAAMVFCEMTSSDGLVRNNPKTFDLLEYRPEERPIGAQLCGADPEVMADAAKICADLGFDTIDLNYGCPVRKVIAREAGAAMLTDLDRLERVTAAVVNAVPLPVTAKIRIGWDQNSTNAPEVAKVLEGSGVRWIAVHARSRSEKFTGKAHWEVIGHVKEATSLPVIGNGDVKTPEDARRMVEETGCDGVMVGRGSFGNPWLFGRAEKLLQGEDPGPEPTPRERIETAIGHLHELARKKGEYAAVLMRKHIAWYVRGLYDNSTLCREINHSKNPAETEELLLRYLDKLESAPHPFATPASGLEGGAGAGEEAACDDGAAVTNGSGASP